GTAGCTGAGAGTGTCTAGAGAGGGTTTTGTTCCGGCGAGGTGAGGGTGGCGGGTCAGAGCGCGGAGGTAAGAGGAGATTGTGGCGTTGGAGGCGGAGGAGAGGAAGAGGCGGCGGAGAGTGAGGGAGTTATGGGTGTTTCGGGAGAAGAGGAGAGGAGGAGTTGCGTCTGGGTGGTGGAGAGTGTAGAAAGTGGCGACGATAAGGACTATGATGAAGAGGAAAGTACAGAGCGGCGGTGGCTGACGGAGAGGGGATAAGGAGATTCCGGCGGTGGTCGGTCTAGTTGCTGTGAGAGGCTGTGACATTGCAGGGGGAGCGAGAGAGAGAAGTGAGTTATTGTCTGAGCAGTAGTGGCTTGGCCAAAGTAAAAAGTATCTTTCTAGTTAATAATCATCTTCGTCtctctgttttttattttttgtattgtttctgTCGTCTTTTGTATTTACTCgggagtttttttttgggggtcAAAGACATTATTGTGTTTGATCTTCTACTCTTATTAATTTGTTGTGTACTCCTACTATCCCAAAATCAAGAttttttggctttttttttcttccacgaaaatatattttctatattttaaaaaacattagtTAAACAcactaaaattgattaaatattattggttgatatttattaaaaatatataacaaattataaattttctatattttaaaaatatgtttccatattttgaaaaacattagttaaaatatttgaattaattaaatattattgttgaTAGCTATTAGaaagttatataattaaaataattaaaaaattaattataaataagtaaataactattatattcttaaatgtgataataatatagaaaatctTTTTTCCGAAGGAGAAAATATTAGGGAAATTAATCTActctcttttaaaatatttaaatctttttcacatattaataaaatataacaaatttgtttataaatattaaatacataatttcatgattttttatttaattttaactaaaattttcaattagtACAATAAGTTATAAAACTTATAACTAaccattattaaaatataaaaatgcattaaaatataactaattaCTGTAAGATCCAACCTCTTTAAATAGTACCACTTGAAAAGCATGTAAACGACCATTTTGATACTAGACATCAGCAGTGTCGGTCAGTTGAATGAAAAGCTGCATATTCGAAGAACAAAGTGATTCTTTAGTAAGTAGTGGGTGgccaatatatagtattttattttgtatattattgtcTTCAATTTTATATACTCATATCATGATGTATATTGTATGTGTTAAAAACTTGACATATTCcattttgattatcattttaAACGTAAGCATGTTACGCATGAGATTCCATTTTGATTGCCATCTTTTTCCTCGATTTTGTtcttattatttcataaattcATCAGGGTGGAGATAACAGTCACAGTGTAAAGTTACATAAACACTGGGTAGGTTAATGGTAAACTTAACATGAGTTCTCCCTTTAGCAATAAGATCTACCAGTAAGTCTCCTAAAAGCATTGCTGTTAATCTTTCTTGCAAAACAAAATGTCTCCTAAAACCTTTAGCTATTTGAGGCATATAGCTTGGAGGTTGAGATCATCTTCTTTACGTAAATATATAAGCTACAATAATTATAACAATCCACCCTTGAATTCAAACTGATTGTAAACACTAAATTTACACACTGCATATATGACACCTTGTGTTATCGTATTTGTGTGGCTACACTCTAATGAATATTTTATCTGCCAATAATTTCATCCCATATGGCTTTCTTATTCTGAATTTGTCTTTATTTTGTTCTACCGCTTTGACCATTGTTATCGTTTTCATCCATTGAATGTCGTCATCTCGAATTTTGTTCACATCCAAATGTGTTAAACGGTACATAGACGCATCTCGAGGGTATCGATGGGTCCCTTTACACCCATGCATTCTAATGTTTAATTCTTGTATTGTTAGGTGAACTTGTATCTCGAGTTGTATATAATGTTCAAATCGGCAAAATGTTGCAAGAAGATTGCTTCGTATGAAGCGTATGAGATGATCTTTCTCAAAATTGGCAGATCAATATCTTTCTAATACTTTCCAATGCACAAGAATCAGCGCAATCGTTGATACGTTTTAGacgtatatatataacattttatgtTATTTGACAATAGGTGCATATAGTGCATGGAATTCCAAATCCATGTGATGCATGTTGTTATAAAATTGATGAAGGCTGTCTATTTTGCATGATGTACTTATATCTATTTAGTATATAGAGAAAAAATGTGGGATATGTATGGGCATTATCAATACATGATGTGCACATACCTAGGTTTCTTAGCCATACTGTGTCGCCGAGTGGCTTTTATAAACAGTAATGTAATCTTCATGTTGTGTCCGCCATAAATGTTATCTTTATACCGGTCAACAACTCaataataagttaataactAATTGTTTTTGGAAGAAATGTAAATAGTATTTTCGACCTTGTTTGCCTTTTCCTCTCAAAAATTAATCGTCTGGGTACATACATGAGAAATCAAAAGCCAAAATTATGTAATGAATGTAAAAATTTACTATAACGTATAAGAAGGTAGCAAATTATGTAAACAACCAAGATGATTCGATCTAAAAAACACAACTATTCACCAAAAGAGGATTGATCATTACGGGAAAATGTTCTAGCGTTTACAAACAAACTTGTGAATTGATTAAAACACATACAATTTGTGACTAAAacttataaattcaaaacaacCTTTTTTTTGGAACAACACAATTGAAAACAACtaaaagttataaaatactaaGTAACTAAGCTCAACAAATGATGATCATGGAACAAAAGAATGATAATCATGACAAGCCTTTTTGTACACTTACTTTAAAGGTCACCACCATGTTCTAGATATTTcactataaaaacaaaatctttataAAGATTATGCTCTTCTAAAAAAGATGTGGGACTCGATCGAATGATTGAGGTGTTATATAAATCAGAAAGTTGACACAGCACTATCGCGAAATAGGAAGGACAAATCTAAGTGGGTCCTTAAACGTATCTCTGCAGTACAAACACCTTCGTAAATGCTCTTCCAAGTCATCATTCGGACAAAATATTTGAGGGACAACGCAAGTGTCTGGTTCAGACACTAGACTACCTTAATTCTCGTAGACCATTGTTGTaggataaaaaaatctatatatatggtGGACAACAAAAAGACTACCTTAATATATAACTCTATACATTCAATCGTATCCTGTGTACAACTTTATGCAATATGTAAacaaatatttgtttgtttatcatTTGAGCAAACTTCCCCCATAGTTTTTGAACCAATTAGTCGAATTCATAGTGGAATATGATGTTttgatgcaaaaaaaaagttgaatagATTTTTCTATTATACGGGCTTCTCATGAAAAGGACTTTAAGAGTTTTCAAAGCAATTTGAGCCTACTTTACAGAATCTGATGCCTTGTAGTTATGCCCCCAATATCTACACCTTTTGGTGTTGTCGGGCCAGGCTTTTAAGAAGCCCATGTGATAAAACAAACCCAAATAATAACAATATATGGAAATTTGCAACAGAAACCTCAAAAGCGGCTTCGCTCGCCGTGCTGCGCAACCTCAAGCAGGAGAGATGATGAGCTTCCTACGGAGATCCATCGGCAGCCTATCCAAATCTAAACTGGCTTCGACCCTCCCGTTTTCCTCCGCTTCACAAACAGGAGCATCAAGGCAAGCCATTCCCGATTCTTGTCTCGTGAGTGTGGTCTCAAATGGAGCTAAGGGACTCTTGTTTGGCTTCCGACGTATGGAATCTTGTCCAATGAACATCAGCAGGCCCTCTTGCTTGTTGTCTAGATCTTTTGCGTCGAGAACTTCCAAGGAACCTGCTAAGAAAGAGGTGGTGACTGTGGAGGAAGATCCTTTTGATTCTCCGACGTACCATATCCCGGAGAAGCCGGTAACCTTTACAAAAGGTGCTTCCTACAGTTTTGTTATTCTGGCCGGGCTTGCAGTCGCTGGGGCTTCTGGGTACGCTGTGTTTAAAGAGCTCATGTTTCAACCAAAAGAGTACAAGGTCTTTGACAAAGCGTTTAAGAGAATCCAAGATGACGGTCAGGTGAGGGTGAGGATTGGATCCCCCATCACAGGGTACGGACAAGAAACCAGAAACCGAGCTGCTCGCCAACGTATACCTAACAGAGTATTTACAGATGAAGAGGGAGTGGAGCATGTGGAGGTAAACTTCTTCATCCGTGGGCCTCAAGGAGCCGGGAAAGTGTACACAGAGATGTTTAAAGACAAGGCAGATAAGAAGGAATGGAAATACGCATACCTGATCGTTGAGATTTTGGCTCCCTCCCCGGCCAAACTGATGCTGGAGTCCTATTTGCCCGCCTAGACACAACTCTCTTATATCTCTATTTTATTGTGATTCAGTTTGGTCCAGTAAACACTCATAAAAGGCTAGATTGTTTTATCAGTTAAAGGGTTATTGAGAACAACGTATGTGACAGTTTTACACTTGTGCTTTTAGTTTTTATCATCAATTCTGGGATCAGACATCTGTTGCACTAGCATTGCTAAATTGAAAGACATAAGTTTTCATATATTAACCTTACAGAATTTTTACgagcaaaaataaagaaaaaaaaccaaaattgaaaGCAACGATTAGCTTCCATTTATGtactttaaattttgtttagtaCATTGCTTTCAATTTCCTCTTGctcttatttataaattttccctttattttcttgataactGTAGAATTCGGCGACTGACATCAACCGACTAATCATACAAGGCCCGCAATCAACCATGTATTCTTACCATTTAAGGCAGTCTAGGTAGCCATCGGAAATCAAACCAAAGTTTTGCGGTATTaggtttttatttatctcaagCGCCCCTGGACTACCACTACTAGTtaaattttctctttttcttagtTAATCTCATTAAATTCCTCTTTtaatttacttaattatttattaaattttaaaattgatgttTTAGGATTTATACAcgtattaataaaaactaaatatataatttgatttattagtttttagttttatttgtttccCAATAAAATTAtaccaattatatttttatattttaattttttataacaataattttagattttaattttaaaaacaaattacattAGTTAAAATCAGAACATTAATCTTTTGTAtaccaaaaaattataattatcaatatttttataggaGAAAGTAATAGTTACGTGTTACAAGTTACACCCATATCTCTCTGTccattaaacttcaaaagagAGATCACAAAATCCTTGTGAACCAAAACACACAAACGAATGAAATTAATTTCTACCTACCCACCTATATACTGCAGTAGATAACTCAAACCAACCTTTTTCTATAtaaagatgatgaagaaacaTATGACCAATGGTGATATTGCTTAGTTTTAGACTACATGGGATCAACATTTTTTCCAAGCAAACATCAAGTATGATTCCTAAACTCTAATtgtgctctctttttttttttaaccacaaAACTCTAACTATGCTCATACTCGCAAACATTGCATTAACTGACCTTTTTaacgaaaatattatttaatttttttgtcatcaatattattattttttttttggaattttctaatttattattACAATTTAATTAATGTCATGGAACTACTCTTCTCTGTGGGCACGTAGTCCAAAGAACAATGAAACGCGCTCCGATAAAGGAGGGAGAGAGATGAGGAAGATGGAGGAGAATCAACACACAAACCCAAAAACATaaccttcctcctcctcctccttctctccCTCCTGAACATCCTGCCGTTTCTGACATTTTCCTCTCTGTTTCTTCCCTGGaaacagagagaaaaaaaaatcatcttttttcctctgttttCCCCTGAAAGCATAGATCTTTGTGAATACGTAGCTGCACCAATCTTAAAGTTTCTCGTCGAGGTAAACGAAGATTACATTTTATTCTTGAAAAAGATACAATCTTTCGTGTTTTTGAAAATCACCACTTAATCTCCTCTGTTTCGCTATgctgaaaccttctcgcaattCAATCGAAGAATGAAACAAAGGTTCTTGCTTTCATCGTTGTATCTTAGCATCTGAGGTTGTTTCAACAAGACACCATGGATTCTGAGTTGAAGTTTTCTTCGAGAGACGTTGTGAAACGCTGTGATTACTCCCTCgaggcatcatcttcttcttcagagcCTTTGACTAGAACGGTGAAAAGAAAGCTCAACGACTTCTTGCTACGCGGCTCTTCTTCTGACTCATCCTCAAACGCAAAGTCACTAGTCGAAAACGAATGCGCTGCTCTCCTCGAGGATCTTTCTACACAAAGAAAGACAGTGAAAGATCTCCACTTGGAGCTCGAAGAAGAGAGGAAAGCCGCTGCGTCAGCAGCCAACGAGACGATGTCGATGATACTTAGGCTCCAGAGAGAAAAGGCTGAGATTCAGATGGAAGCTCGGCAGTTCAAAGCCTTTGCTGAAGAGAAGATGACGCATGATCAAGAAAAGCTTTTGGTTCTGGAGGAGCTGTTGTATGAGAAAGAGCAGGCTATTGAGGCTTTGACTTACGAGGTTGAAGCTTACAAGGATAAGCTGTTGAGCTATGGGTTAACCGAAGGAGAGATTCATGATGAGATACTTGGGTTTGGGAAAGACAGTGTTGATGTTTACCCTTGTGAGTATAGTGTGGATGATCAGTCTCCGAGATGGCCTTACTATGATCCAAACTCGCCTTTGGGAACTGCGAAGGAGATAAAGGGGACAGAGTTTTGTGCAGACTCTCCTATGTCTAGTAGCGGTGACAGAGTTTATACTATTGACTCGATTCATGTGGGAGTCTCTGAAGTTAAGATTGTGGACGAGCCTAGTAGGTTGAGTAAGGGGAAGTTGAATGGTGATCATTGGGATTCTCCGAGAAAGGAAGAaccggtgatgatgatgatggctcAGCAAGGAGGTAACGAGCCGGGTATTGAGAAGCTTTACACAAGGCTTCAAGCGCTTGAGGCTGATAGGGAATCACTGAGGCAGATCATTGTGTCTATGCGGACGGATAAAGCTCAGTTGGTGTTGCTGAAAGAATACGCACAGCGTTTATCTAAGGAAACTGTCACGACAGATAGGCGGAACATGGTTAGCAAAATGCCATTTTTCAAAGGAGTCTCTGTAGTAACGGCCTTCAAGGTAAAATACTTATAATCTCTCAATGTTGCTTTCTGAAACTGTGTAAGCCTCAGAATTGATCTCTCTTTTCGTGTGTTCAGTGGATGGTGTCTTTCGTTTCTTGGAGAAGGAAAGCCAAGCGAAACAAGTAAGTACATTTTATGAGTAACAACACTTGCTTTATGGTTCAATATTCTGATGAattcaattacaaaaatatgCAGGTATGTGTATGATATGTCAGCAAACAATATGGGGATGCTTATGATTCTAGGGGAGGGATCTCGAAGTAGGAGATGGAGTTGTTTAACAAGTTCACATGTCTAGAGATATCCATCATTTTTTTCCCTTGTGCAATATAGTTAGTGCAAATTATTGAATGTACATCTCTCTTTATTGCAAGACTTGTATCAAATGGTCCAGATTCTGGCTGAATAtatcaaatcaaatttcattCTTTTCCTCTTGTTTTGGATCGTTCATCTCTTCAAGGCAAAGACACTAACACGAAAGCCACTCTGTCATGCATGAATAAAGTCAGGAATCAAACCAAAATAGGTTTCTTAATTCTTATATGTTGCATCTTATATGTATGTCCAGCCAAATTGCACAAAAATAAACATTCCGTTGATTGGTTGACTTTGAGGTCATACATATAACGATGAAAAACCTAAAAAGAGAGGATTCTAAGCAAATACAGATCACGAGGGAGACAGCGAAACAGAAACAGTGTTCAAGTTGTTGCAATACTTCAAACTCTTTAGATAGCCTGCTTGAAGCTGAAGGCAGATCACTGCTCCGGGTATGCCAGACGCACCATCCTTTGTTTCTCCTGTGCCTTCGGTGACTGAAGTCTCTGGCTCGGTTTTCTCAGGGATCTGTGGTAGACCCATGTTTAAGCTAACAGAGGTTGGCTCGGTCACAAAGCTGAATTAAGTTCAAAGAATGTTAGCAAAGACTTCAGGTTTTGGTTtggaagagaagagaagcaaATTCTGCATGAACGAACCTGGCTTCAAAGTTTTGTCCATTAGCACCCACGTTTGCACAAATATTGCTAATAATCCACGGCGGAAGATATTCACCCTTCACCTCGACCATGCAGCAACTTGTATCATCTGCTTTTACCATCTCCGTGCACTTGATCTGGAGATGAACAAACAAGTATTCTGAAAATGTCAAAAGAATTCATAGATTACAAAGAAAAGTGAAAATGTAAGAAAAAATACCTCAGGAGAAGACAGGGCAGCGTTCTGAAATGGCACTGGTGAATATAATACAGGAACGTCTGCGGTTAGAAGAAATCCCAAAGACGACCTAAGCATGACACATCAAGTAAATTTGTTAATAGGATTTACATGTACCCGATATGTAACTTCGTTTCCGAGAAATGTTCATACGCACCTAAAATTTAACAGAAGATCATAAACTCCATGTACGCTCTCGTTACCTTCAAAGGCCAAGAACGATTCTGGAGTATTATCTATGTTTGAGACGGAACGCAAACGACGAGCCTGCATGCATTAACAGGAGGAGTCAGAAAAAAACGCTAGTACTCTTCTTCCATTTACAATTGCTTGTGCTTCACTCATAAGTCATAACAGTGGATTATTCACCTAGACAGAAATATAGTATAGTTCCTAAACAGGCAAGTGAAGGTGGACAAACCTGGCCAAGGTTGTGATTCTCTATCTCTGAAAGTTCAGCAAGATCTTCAACTGTGGTCTCATCTATTTTAGTTTTGCAAAGAGGCATAGAGTAGCATATGTCCTGTCAATAACATATTCAGATCGTATTAGTCAAGTACTAATGACCACACAAGGTTTGCATAATAGAATAATAAAGACAACGGATACTCAAATACTTCTCTCTTAATGTGTCAATTATTCCGTAAAAGCCTAACATGAATTCTAAATCAAGTGGCAGAAAAGGCA
The nucleotide sequence above comes from Brassica napus cultivar Da-Ae chromosome A9, Da-Ae, whole genome shotgun sequence. Encoded proteins:
- the LOC106414221 gene encoding probable mitochondrial import inner membrane translocase subunit TIM21 yields the protein MEICNRNLKSGFARRAAQPQAGEMMSFLRRSIGSLSKSKLASTLPFSSASQTGASRQAIPDSCLVSVVSNGAKGLLFGFRRMESCPMNISRPSCLLSRSFASRTSKEPAKKEVVTVEEDPFDSPTYHIPEKPVTFTKGASYSFVILAGLAVAGASGYAVFKELMFQPKEYKVFDKAFKRIQDDGQVRVRIGSPITGYGQETRNRAARQRIPNRVFTDEEGVEHVEVNFFIRGPQGAGKVYTEMFKDKADKKEWKYAYLIVEILAPSPAKLMLESYLPA
- the LOC106412458 gene encoding myosin-binding protein 3; the encoded protein is MDSELKFSSRDVVKRCDYSLEASSSSSEPLTRTVKRKLNDFLLRGSSSDSSSNAKSLVENECAALLEDLSTQRKTVKDLHLELEEERKAAASAANETMSMILRLQREKAEIQMEARQFKAFAEEKMTHDQEKLLVLEELLYEKEQAIEALTYEVEAYKDKLLSYGLTEGEIHDEILGFGKDSVDVYPCEYSVDDQSPRWPYYDPNSPLGTAKEIKGTEFCADSPMSSSGDRVYTIDSIHVGVSEVKIVDEPSRLSKGKLNGDHWDSPRKEEPVMMMMAQQGGNEPGIEKLYTRLQALEADRESLRQIIVSMRTDKAQLVLLKEYAQRLSKETVTTDRRNMVSKMPFFKGVSVVTAFKWMVSFVSWRRKAKRNKYVYDMSANNMGMLMILGEGSRSRRWSCLTSSHV